From Micromonospora sp. NBC_01699, a single genomic window includes:
- a CDS encoding beta-phosphoglucomutase family hydrolase gives MLGLPAHVTACLFDLDGVLTQTARVHNAAWAETFDAFLRQWATAHGQPFVPYDPGPDYNRYVDGRPRADGVRTFLASRGINLPEGAPDDPPEANTVNGVGNRKNDILLRRIHTDGVQVYDGSVTYLHAAARAGLRRAVVSASANCRDVVASAGLEDLLEVRVDGVVAAQRGLRGKPHPDTFLAAAEQLGVKPEQAAIFEDALAGVEAGRAGGFGFVVGVDRVGQATALREYGADTVVADLAELLTGRDAA, from the coding sequence GTGCTGGGTCTACCCGCTCATGTGACCGCCTGCCTCTTCGACCTCGACGGCGTGCTGACCCAGACTGCCCGGGTCCACAACGCCGCCTGGGCCGAGACGTTCGACGCCTTCCTGCGCCAGTGGGCAACCGCCCACGGGCAGCCGTTCGTGCCGTACGACCCGGGCCCGGACTACAACCGGTACGTCGACGGCCGGCCGCGCGCCGACGGGGTACGGACCTTCCTCGCCTCCCGCGGCATCAACCTGCCGGAGGGCGCCCCCGACGACCCGCCCGAGGCGAACACGGTCAACGGCGTCGGCAACCGCAAGAACGACATCCTGCTCCGCCGGATCCACACCGACGGTGTCCAGGTGTACGACGGATCCGTCACCTACCTGCACGCCGCCGCCCGCGCCGGGCTCCGCCGGGCGGTCGTGTCGGCCAGCGCGAACTGCCGGGACGTGGTCGCCTCCGCCGGACTCGAAGACCTGCTGGAGGTCCGGGTCGACGGGGTGGTCGCCGCCCAGCGGGGCCTGCGCGGCAAACCGCACCCGGACACCTTCCTGGCCGCCGCCGAGCAACTCGGGGTCAAGCCCGAACAGGCCGCCATCTTCGAGGACGCGCTCGCCGGAGTCGAGGCCGGGCGGGCCGGCGGCTTCGGCTTCGTGGTCGGCGTCGACCGGGTCGGGCAGGCCACGGCGCTGCGCGAGTACGGCGCCGACACCGTCGTCGCCGACCTGGCCGAACTGCTGACCGGTAGGGACGCGGCATGA
- a CDS encoding glycoside hydrolase family 65 protein, whose protein sequence is MIRERAYPVEPWHVRETRLDVDVLAQSESVFALANGHIGLRGNLDEGEPHGLPGTYLNSFFELRPLPYAEAGYGFPESGQTIVNVTNGKLIRLLVDDEPFDVRYGELFDHERVLDLRAGTLHREVLWRSPAGKRVRIRSTRLVSFTQRSVAAIRYEVEPVDEPLRLIVQSELVANEVLPAQSKDPRVAAVLESPLESEEHLALEDGGLLVHHTRASGLRLAAAMGHELEAPARTTLSTETFNDWARTTITCVLQPGERIRLDKYIAYGWSSERSRPALRDQVGAALAGARFSGWDGLIAEQRDYLDTFWDTSDVRVEGDPEVQQAVRFGLFHVLQAGARAELRPIAAKGLTGPGYDGHVFWDTETFVLPVLTYTLPSAVASGLRWRHSTLPMARERARTLGLNGAAFPWRTIRGQECSAYWPAGTAAFHIAADIADAVRRYVQATGDQDFEREIGLELLVETARLWRSLGHHDRSGQFHLDGMTGPDEYTAVKSDNVYTNLMAQRNLLAAADAVTRHSEHAWRLGVDDEETAAWRDAANAMHIPYDPELGVHQQVEGFTRLQEWDFAGTPPEKYPLLLNYPYFDLYRKQVVKQADLVLAMHWRGDAFTAEEKARNFAYYERRTVRDSSLSACTQAVLAAEVGHLELAHDYLGEAALMDLHDLNQNTRDGVHVASLAGAWIALVAGFGGMRDHGDLLSFAPRLPNRIDRLEFSLVWHGHRLRVDVRERDTTYALRNGDRNGSVELLHHGERVEVGCDEPVTKPNPEPQPVGPAPQQPPGRAPARRASVAETSGSGTPVKNEVAPSETRN, encoded by the coding sequence ATGATCCGGGAACGGGCCTATCCGGTCGAGCCCTGGCATGTCCGGGAGACCCGCCTCGACGTCGACGTGCTGGCCCAGTCGGAGTCGGTGTTCGCACTCGCCAACGGGCACATCGGACTGCGCGGCAACCTGGACGAGGGCGAGCCGCACGGCCTGCCCGGCACCTACCTCAACTCGTTCTTCGAACTCCGGCCGCTGCCGTACGCCGAGGCCGGTTACGGCTTCCCCGAGTCCGGCCAGACCATCGTCAACGTCACCAACGGCAAACTGATCCGGCTGCTCGTCGACGACGAACCCTTCGACGTCCGGTACGGCGAACTCTTCGACCACGAACGGGTGCTCGACCTGCGGGCCGGCACCCTGCACCGGGAGGTGCTCTGGCGCTCCCCGGCCGGCAAGCGGGTCCGGATCCGCAGCACCCGGCTGGTCTCCTTCACCCAGCGCTCGGTGGCCGCGATCCGCTACGAGGTGGAACCGGTCGACGAGCCGCTGCGGCTGATCGTGCAGTCGGAACTCGTCGCCAACGAGGTGCTGCCGGCACAGAGCAAGGACCCCCGGGTCGCGGCGGTGCTGGAGTCGCCGCTGGAGTCCGAGGAGCACCTGGCGCTGGAGGACGGCGGGCTGCTGGTCCACCACACCCGGGCCAGCGGGCTGCGGCTGGCCGCCGCGATGGGCCACGAGTTGGAGGCACCCGCCCGGACCACGCTCAGCACCGAGACCTTCAACGACTGGGCCAGGACCACCATCACCTGCGTCCTCCAGCCGGGGGAGCGGATCCGGCTGGACAAGTACATCGCGTACGGGTGGTCGAGCGAGCGGTCCCGGCCGGCCCTGCGGGACCAGGTCGGCGCCGCGCTGGCCGGGGCCCGGTTCTCCGGCTGGGATGGGCTGATCGCCGAGCAGCGCGACTACCTGGACACCTTCTGGGACACCTCCGACGTACGGGTCGAGGGCGATCCGGAGGTGCAGCAGGCGGTCCGGTTCGGGCTGTTCCACGTGCTCCAGGCGGGTGCGCGGGCCGAGTTGCGGCCGATCGCGGCCAAGGGGCTGACCGGTCCGGGATACGACGGGCACGTCTTCTGGGACACCGAGACGTTCGTGCTGCCGGTGCTGACGTACACGCTGCCGTCGGCGGTGGCGTCGGGGCTGCGCTGGCGGCACTCGACCCTGCCGATGGCCCGGGAACGGGCCCGGACCCTGGGGCTGAACGGGGCCGCGTTCCCGTGGCGGACCATCCGGGGCCAGGAATGCTCGGCGTACTGGCCGGCCGGGACGGCCGCCTTCCACATCGCGGCGGACATCGCCGACGCGGTACGCCGCTACGTGCAGGCAACCGGTGACCAGGACTTCGAGCGCGAGATCGGGCTGGAGTTGCTGGTCGAGACGGCCCGGCTGTGGCGATCGCTGGGGCACCACGACCGGTCCGGGCAGTTTCACCTGGACGGGATGACCGGTCCGGACGAGTACACCGCGGTGAAGAGCGACAACGTCTACACCAACCTGATGGCGCAGCGGAACCTGCTGGCCGCCGCCGACGCGGTGACCCGGCACAGCGAGCACGCCTGGCGGCTGGGCGTGGACGACGAGGAGACCGCCGCCTGGCGGGACGCGGCGAACGCCATGCACATCCCGTACGACCCGGAGCTGGGCGTGCACCAGCAGGTGGAGGGCTTCACCCGGCTCCAGGAGTGGGACTTCGCGGGCACTCCGCCGGAGAAGTACCCGCTGCTGCTGAACTACCCGTACTTCGACCTGTATCGCAAGCAGGTGGTGAAGCAGGCCGACCTGGTGCTCGCGATGCACTGGCGCGGGGACGCGTTCACCGCGGAGGAGAAGGCCCGCAACTTCGCCTACTACGAGCGGCGTACGGTTCGTGACTCGTCGTTGTCGGCCTGCACCCAGGCGGTCCTGGCGGCCGAGGTGGGGCACCTCGAACTGGCCCACGACTACCTGGGCGAGGCCGCGCTGATGGACCTGCACGACCTGAACCAGAACACCCGCGACGGGGTGCACGTCGCCTCGCTGGCCGGGGCGTGGATCGCGCTGGTCGCCGGTTTCGGCGGGATGCGCGACCACGGGGACCTCCTGTCGTTCGCCCCCCGACTGCCGAACCGGATCGACCGGTTGGAGTTCTCGCTGGTCTGGCACGGGCACCGGCTGCGGGTTGACGTACGCGAACGCGACACCACGTACGCCCTGCGCAACGGCGACCGGAACGGGTCGGTGGAGCTGTTACACCACGGGGAGAGGGTCGAGGTCGGCTGCGACGAGCCGGTGACCAAACCGAATCCGGAGCCGCAACCGGTCGGTCCGGCGCCACAGCAGCCGCCCGGTCGGGCGCCGGCCCGGCGTGCCTCGGTCGCGGAGACCTCGGGTTCGGGGACCCCGGTGAAGAACGAGGTCGCGCCGAGCGAAACCCGCAACTGA
- a CDS encoding coiled-coil domain-containing protein, which translates to MTRSRRQRFSLALTLLTAVSMLVGGAAVAAGPASATPSPPTTLGDEGGNPLLRDVLESTGRGYAAASVAVENARKRQAAYADELRQIEAQLDQLAPEVGEVAVSAYRIGRIGPLSALLGSASPDDFMDRAEGLDLIAQRDNSKLRRLHEARNRASRAKAAADAAVADEQRQLSVMAAQKEAAERALSLVGGAATEGFVNASSPVAAPAPRNRDGSLPAQSCNRDDPTTVGCLTPRALHALTETRRLGFDRYVSCYRAGGPFEHPKGRACDFSAQPGGFGGNATDGDKTYGNNLAAFLVRNADRLGILYVIWYRQIWFPATGWKAYSSAKGDPSSDHTNHVHLSLL; encoded by the coding sequence ATGACGAGATCCAGACGTCAGCGGTTCTCGCTGGCTCTGACCCTGCTCACCGCGGTGAGCATGCTGGTGGGCGGCGCGGCGGTCGCGGCCGGGCCCGCCTCGGCCACACCCTCGCCGCCGACCACACTCGGCGACGAGGGCGGCAACCCCCTCTTACGCGACGTACTCGAATCGACCGGGCGTGGATACGCCGCCGCGAGCGTCGCCGTCGAGAACGCCCGCAAACGCCAGGCCGCGTACGCCGACGAGCTGCGGCAGATCGAGGCACAGCTCGACCAGCTCGCCCCCGAGGTCGGCGAGGTCGCGGTGAGCGCCTACCGGATCGGCCGGATAGGACCACTGAGCGCGCTGCTCGGCAGCGCCTCGCCGGACGACTTCATGGACCGGGCAGAGGGACTCGACCTGATCGCGCAGCGCGACAACAGCAAGCTGCGCCGGTTGCACGAGGCCCGCAACCGGGCCAGCCGGGCCAAGGCGGCGGCCGACGCCGCGGTGGCCGACGAGCAGCGGCAGCTGTCCGTGATGGCCGCGCAGAAGGAGGCGGCGGAACGCGCCCTCTCCCTGGTCGGCGGCGCGGCCACCGAGGGTTTCGTGAACGCCAGTTCACCGGTCGCGGCACCCGCGCCGCGCAACCGGGACGGCTCCCTGCCGGCGCAGTCCTGCAACCGCGACGACCCGACCACCGTCGGCTGCCTCACCCCGCGCGCCCTGCACGCGCTGACCGAAACACGACGGCTCGGCTTCGATCGGTACGTCTCCTGCTACCGCGCCGGCGGGCCGTTCGAACACCCGAAGGGCCGGGCCTGCGACTTCTCCGCGCAACCCGGCGGGTTCGGCGGCAACGCCACCGACGGCGACAAGACGTACGGCAACAACCTCGCCGCGTTCCTCGTCCGCAACGCCGACCGGCTCGGCATCCTGTACGTGATCTGGTACCGGCAGATCTGGTTCCCGGCCACCGGTTGGAAGGCGTACTCGTCCGCGAAGGGCGACCCGTCCAGCGACCACACCAACCACGTACACCTGTCCCTGCTCTGA